The Aythya fuligula isolate bAytFul2 unplaced genomic scaffold, bAytFul2.pri scaffold_50_arrow_ctg1, whole genome shotgun sequence genomic sequence acctggctgccctcctgggcaacggcctcatcctcaccgcCGTAGCCTgtgaccaccgcctccacacccccatgtacttcttcctcctcaacctcgccctccttgacctgggctgcatctccaccactgttCCCAAATCCATGGCCAATTCCCTgagggacaccagggccattgCCTATGCAGGATGTACTGCCCAggtcttctttttattattcttttttggTGCAGAGTATTCTGTCCTCACCATCATGGCCTACGACCGCTACGTGGCCATTTGccagcccctgcactacgggaccctcctgggcagcagggcctgtgccaccatggcagcagctgcctggggcagtggttTCCTCTATGCTCTCCTGCACACTGCCaacacattttctcttcctctctgctaTGGTAATGCTGTGggccagttcttctgtgaaatcccccagatcctcaagctctcctgctcagactcCTACATGAGGGAAGCTGGGCTTCTTGTGGTCATTGTCTGTTTAGcctttggttgttttgttttcattatgctGTCGTATGTGCAGATGTTCAAGGTTGTGCTGAagatgccctctgagcagggtcAGCataaagccttttccacatgcctccctcacctggccgtggtctcccTATTTATTAGTACTGGGAtttttgcctacctgaagcccccctccatctcctccccatcctTGGACCTGGTgatggcagttctgtactcatTGGTGCCTCCAGCAATGAACCctctcatctacagcatgaggaaccgGGAGATTAAGGATGCCCTCAGGAAActgatgaaataatttttttcagaaggaatgAACTTCCCAACTTCTGCATTAGACACATAACGTGGCTCATTAAAGGCACAGCTCCTATTCTAATGTATTTCTGGGTATTGtcatttctggctttattttgctttggtttcagtgtttattttatctGTGGTTTCATTCTCCTGACACTGTCCACTAAAATGTCATTAGGATTTTGCCTCTTAGCAAGTTGTGGATGCATCTTCCCTGGAAATGTTGAGATcatcaggctggatgggactttgtGCCACATGGTccagtggaaggtgtccctacccatgacagggaggttggaactagatgctctttagaggtcccttccaacccaaaacattctgtgaGTCTCTGATTCTTCATCCCGTTTCTCATTCAGTGCATGGCTGTCTAGAGGAGTCCAGAGACTCCGTCCATGAGGAGTCTTGgtgaatttaaacaaaataaaggacCCTTAAGTGACTTGTTGGTCTGACATTCCCCTTGTAAGCCCTTTTCTGGGGCTTTCTCTGCCTGTGTGCAGAGGTGGAGGGAGagtcccagcagagcagcagtggatAGTAGTCTGAGCGAAGAACAAGGCTTGGTAGACTCATTGCATCGTTCCTAATACGAGGCCCTGGTAGGCAACACACCTCTCTTGGGAATGGATCAGGCTGGGAGATGGGTGCCTCAGCACCTCTCACAAGAGAGGGAGGAACTTTCACCCGTCCCTTTACTTGGTTGCAGAGGTTGTTACACAGGGAGTAGATGAGGATGGGATAGTTGGGGCCAGCGTGTTCATTGACACGATGGGTCATAGAATCGTAGAAAGGATCTGGTTGGAAGGgagcccctctcctcctcaaTCACAAAAGCTAACCCAATCTGTTGTCAATTGCATAAAGCAGCTCCATGCATCTGAGCTTCACCTTCACCTTCTCATCTTCCCTGACACTCTCTCTGGCAGAGCCTGCATCCCTCCACTTCAGCACCGCAGGTGGCCAAGATGTGTGATCACACCCCTTAATCCAAATTCCGATGTCCCTTCACCCAAAATCATCACTGTTCTGGGACAAGCCATGAGGCTCCAGCTCGTCCTGGCTGTGCACAtttgggctgcagcacctcaggTGTGGCACGGGGCCGAGCACAGACttgtggcagggcaggagagcccagggctgtggcgcagagcagggtccctgctgtgccccaggggctgtgagCATGGGCAGGGAGATGATGTGACTCCTCTAGACACTGCAGCGAGAGGAGCTGGGATATCAGGACACGCAGCTTTGGGACATCCAGCTGTATCTTTGGAGTGTCTTCCTGGGCTGCAGGTTGCTCTCCGGCAGGATACGAAAGGGGAAGGACACCGCAATGCTAAGGACATATAAATGCTGCTGGATGTCTGCATGAGGGCAGCTGGAATGAGCCCTCTGCATCCCTGCTAGAAGAGCTGAGACCCTCCTTGGGTACCCTAAGAAAAGGTGATGATCCTGTTAAACTGCACTTCAACCCTCGATTCTCTGCTCTCTGTTGTATCCAGTGTCTTATCAGGGTAACACCTGAGTGCAATTATCCTCCAGCTTAAAGAGGTGTAATTGCAGAGGCCTGTTCCTTCACTTGCATGCAGTTTTTGCTTTACCTGTTCTGCTCCCTTAGACTCAGCTCACTTTTCTGCTTCTAtcccccatcctgctggggGGAGCCATTGACAGCCATgtggtcacagaatcacagaacggctgaggttggaagggatctccgaagatcacccagtccaacccccctgccatgcaGGATCGCCTAGAGCACCTTGCCCAGGATGGCATCCACATGGGTTTTGAATATCCCCacagaaggagactccacaacctctctgtggtgcttagctgcctatGGGGGTTAATCCAGAGCAGTCCCTTTTGGTGCCCAGCGTGCAGCTCCATGGTTTTGAGATGACAACAGATTTGATCAGAGTCTGCTAAACTGAATTAACAGCTGCTGTAGCTCTTTAGCTATGAATTGGCAGGCTCCTTTTCTTGCCACAGGGCTTGCTTGCCCTATATTTGTTCGTGactatattttgcttttgttgtttgcCATATCATTTGACTCTGCTGTGCCCAGGAATGTTCTGATAGCAGCAATAGCCACGTACCTGGGCTGTCAGATGGCTAGGGCATTGCTGCTCTTGTGCTTCTGTAATGGACAGGCTTGAACTTGCATGGGTACTGGAGTCAGAGGGACTGTGGCCTGTGCATAAGTCCACGTGGGGCCATGTCTACCCCAAAGGGTCTGTGGCTATGGAGATGTCCACAGTGCAGAAGGTACTTCCCTGAAGGCACGCTGGCCAGAGGATATGTCCACACTGGGGCAGGTACATCTGGAAGCCTCTAAGGCAGTTAATAATGCTGtgccagaaaacacagaagagtgTGTGGTGTGGATTAGTCCGTGCTGAAGCAGGAAGGCTTCTGATGGCCACGGAATAAGGCCATGGTAAAGCAGGCTCACCCTGAAGGGATTCTGGCCATGGACAAGTCCATGCTGCGGCAAGTACACCAGTGAGGGCACCACTTGCTGTCTCTGGACACATCAAGGAAAAGAGTCATTAGGGGTGgtcagcatggcttcaccaaggggaagGCATGCTTAACCAACCTGATAGCCTTTCATGAGGATATAACCAGGtggatagatgatggaaaggcaGTGGGTATCTTGATTTCAGTAGTgtttgacactgtctcccacagcatcctcacAGCTAAACTGAACAAGTGTGGTCTGGACGATTGGGTAGTGAGGTGGACTGTGAACTGGCTGAAAGGAAGAAGCCAGAGGGTTGCGGTCTATGGAACATCTCCAGGGAGCCTGAGGAGCAGCAAAATCATGCTTCGGGTTTGGCCTCTGCTGCTGAACTTAGTCAGGCTCCTGGGACCaagggagctcctggcaagtgggcagcactgcagagagacagctctgcccaggagcagctcctctgcgcggcacagcagggctggtggcactgcctgcaggcacagagggaAGATGAGCAAGGCAGAAGGGGAATAAAGGCAGTTGGGATGGTGAGAGCAGAGATGAGCTCATCACAGGAGGAATCTTCACAGACCTTTATGCTGTAAATCTTTTGCCACAGGACAATGCAGTTCCTTGAAGTGTCTCCTAGACTGGGCACATCTCTCCATGGGCAGAACCTGTCAGGGTGTCTTTTGTGGTTTCTGCAGTGTGGAGGAGGATGTGCTCCAGAGCGGggcttccctgctgcaggaacaTTATCCTGCAAAAGAATGTAAAACTGGGTGTACCAGAAAATGTAGGAGTCTGCTTTggattttctcctttcagatgGCTGCATGGGCAGTGGGAGATGGAATTTCTTTCTCCATTCTGGAGAAGACACTGAGGCTCCAGTTCTTGCTAGCATGTTTCTGAGCATCTCCTTAGTCTCTTCAcacaaagaaatatgttttgcaCAGTGTTCTGATGCCAGAAGATGTCTTTAAGGCAGTGCTTAGTGGGTGGGATGGATTCTGTGAGCCTGGTCAGGGAGGAGACATGGGGACAGagaagcagctggcagcagggacagtTTCAGGCAGCAGAGAACAATGCCACCACTCAGCATCACTCTGCTCAGCTGCGCTGCAAAAGAGAGAAACGTTTGCAAGAAAGCTTTGCAAAACCAGAGCTTTTCTGTCCCATCATAGGAAGAGACCTTAGCAGCTGTAAGGATATGAATTTGAAATAAGTGGCTAATAAAAATTCAACATGGGAGGGTGTGAATACAAGGTTCCATTCTCCCTCACATAGACACTGCTATTGTCACGGCTGCAGATGtaatgcaaatgtaaaaaatCAAGTGAGAAAGAATCTGTTTCGGCTGTATGTGACAGATGAAGACTGTTCAGAAGGGCAGAGTTGGAGGAGCTGTGTCCCTCCCAAGACTCTGCCCTCTCCAAGGCAGCTGGCTGCGTGCTGACCCCACCTCACTGCACTAAATAGGGACAATTCTCACAAGGTCACTGAAGCAAATCCTTTTCACTTATCTAAAGGCAGCCAATGAAGGGAAATCCTAAGGAAAAATCTGGGCTGTTTGGCACCACTGAAGTGAAGTAGGATTGACTTGGCTGGAGTCCATGGGCAGAGCCCCTGCTGCTCATGACATATGGAACAGAACAAACCTGAGCTGTCAAAATAGAGCTGAAGGAAGGTCCCAGGGACAAAGAGAAGCCCTTGTGGAAAATTTATATGGGACACTGCATAGAATTAgcacagagaatcacagaatcacagaattttctaggttggaagagacctcaaggtcatcgagtccaacctctgacctaacgctaacagtccccactaaaccatatccctaagctctacatctaaacatcttttgaagacttcagggatggtgactccaccacttccctgggcagcctgttccagtgcctcacaaccctttcagtaaagaagttcttcctaacatctaacctaaaactcccctggctcaacttaagcccattccccctcgtcctgtcaccaggcacgtgggagaacaggccaacccccacctcgctacagcctcccttgaggtacctataaagagcgataaggtggcccctgagcctcctcttctccaggctgaacaagcccagctccctcagccgctcctcgtaggacttgttctccaggccaCTCACCAGCattgtcgcccttctctgcacccgctcaagcacctcgatgtccttcttgtagcgaggggcccaaaactgaacacagtactcgaggtgcggcctcaccagagctgagtacagggggacgatcacctccctagccctgctggtcacaccgttcctgatacaagccaggatgccgttggccttcttggccacctgagcacactgctggctcatattcagctgactatccaccatcactcccaggtccttctctgcctggcagctctccaaccattcctctcccagcctgaaGAAGTCTGCCCTAACTTGCCTATGTCTTCTCTTTCAACAGTTCTTTCTaaccaaatattttcttgagAGTAGGAAGAGAagatgtccaacagcagctACATCAccgagttcctcctgctggcattcacAGACAcgcgggagctgcagctcctgcacttcgcactcttcctgggcatctacctggctgccctcctgggcaagcCTCATCCTCACCGCCATAGCCTgtgaccaccgcctccacacccccatgcacttcttcctcctcaacctcgccctcctcgacctgggATCCATCTCCACCACTGTTCCCAAATCCATGGCCAATTCCCTGTGGGACACCAGGGTCATCTCCTATGCAGGATGTGCAGCCcaggtttttctgtttctgttcttgatGACAGCAGAGTATTCTGTCCTCACCATCGTGGCCTACGACCGCTAAGTGGCCATTTGCCAGCCTACTACTACGGgaccctcctgggcagcagagcctgtgccaccatggcagcagctgcctggggcagtggggttCTCCACGCTCTCCTGCACACTGCCAACAcgttttctcttcctttctgccaAGGTAATGCTGTAAATCAATTCTTCTGTGAAgtcccccagatcctcaagctctcctgctcagactcCCACATGAGGGAAGCTGGGCTTCTTGTGGCTAGCGTCTGCATAGTCTccgtgtattttattttcattgtgctgtcctatgtgcagatcttcagggctgtgctgaggatcccctctgagcagggccggcacaaagccttttccacgtgcgTCCCTCACCTGGTCATTGTCTCCCTGTTTCTGAGCACTGCCATGTTTGCCTGCCTGaagccttcctccctctcctccccagctctAATTGTGATGGTGTCATTTATATactcggtggtgcctccagTAATGAACCCTCTCCTCTACAGCATGAGAAATAAGGAAATCAAGAACGGCATAAAGAAAGTGATTTCGTGGATATTTCTCAAGGGCAATAAACATCCTACCTCTCTTGACAAGTGTCTGTGACAAATCTTAGTATCTGATTGCTGTCCTTTGCTTGgtttatcttttattatttcttttattatttattattatacttttttattgttattatttttgttcttattgttaTTGCTGGTAGTTATTATCTATCATAATACATATTATATTCTAATACAATATCATAATTATTGCTGGTAATTATCTTATTGTTATTGCTGTTCTTATTGTTATTGCCTGATgcctctgcagccagctccttACCTGCCTTCCTGTCTGTCCTTTCCTATACTTCTCACTGGAGATTTTCCACTGAGGTGGGGCATGGCTGAAAATGAGAAAcgagaacagaagaaaacttcttgttctttattttggaaatcttCTCGGTTAGACTATAGTGACAGATTCTCTCTAATCAACCACACAAGAGCAGGAGAATTAGGGTAAGTTATGCAGAGGCTTGTCTTGTTAGGGCGTTGTGCATTTTCATAAGCTCTCTGGTGCCAAGTTCctgaactgcagctgctgaggggaGATTGAAGAAGCCTCTGAAGATGGCAGTtgatcagttcatcaaggactgtatcccgtgggaggaccccacagcacaggggacgagagtgaccgagaaggagcggcagagaagaagtgctgcaGACAGACCATAATGCCCACTCCCCTGTgcccctgcaccgctcggggggagaggtggaagagggtggatggggggaaggtgcttttggtttctttcctttgtttctcacttctctagcttgttagtaataagcaataaatcttactgtctctcTATGCCGAGCCTGTTTTGCCCGTCACGATAATTACCTGGTGATCGcattgtccttatctcaactttgagcccttttcatcgtattttctgcctgttcctctttgaggatggggagtgagagagtggttgtggtggagcttgtctgcccactcgagtggaaccacCACAGCCCTTCTCTTCAGggcaaaaaaaaccaccaaactaTTCTTGAGCGCCCAAGCTCTTCCCTTTTGGGCACAAACCCTTCCCTTTAGGTCCCAAGCCCTTCTCTTCAGGGCCCAAACCATTCTCTTTAGggcaaaaaaaaactattattcAGGGCCCAAGCCCCTTTCTTTAGGGCCGAAGCCCTTCTCTTCAGGGCCCAAGCCCCTCTCTTTAGGATGCAGAGTCTCATTTTGGGGGACTGAATCTCCACAGTAAGCCCCTATCCCTCTTTGAAGCAGGCATGGCCTCATTTGTAGGGTATAATGAGACCTCTGAGAGAGCAAGGGCTCGTTGTAGGACCCAAATCCTCATTTCAGGACCCCAAAGCACCACGGTGGGGTCCACAGTCCCAGTTTTTGGTTTGGGATTTCAGAGTGTCCGTCTGAGCACCCACAGCCACATTTTAAGGGCCCAGACCCTCATTTTTAGGACCCCAAACCTTCTTTTAGCGTCCAGGCCCCATCTTAAGGGTCCACGGCTCCCAGTTTCACCATCCAAAGTCTGGCAGTCTGCATTGGGGTGACGTGGCaagggggtggcagcagggcatACCCCCAGATTGAAGGATAAGGGTGTCCACTGTGCCCCCCAGGAGCCCCAAGACCCACCTACTGGTGTGACTGGTACAGGAAAAGGATGAGTGAGGGGGACCCCAGTGCGCCCAGTGCCCCTAAACACTCCTAATGGTGCAGCTGGAGCACCATTAGCCTTCGTTTTGGAACCCAAAGCCACATTTAAGTGTTCACATCCCCACTGTAATAGCCCAAAGCTTCCTCTAAGGATCCGAACCCGAAACTGCTTTTTAGAGCCCAATGCATCAGTTTTAAGATCAAAGCATCTGTTTTACTATCAAAACCTCAAGTTTGGATCCAGACCCTGCTTTTTATGGCCCAAATACTATAATTTTTTTAGATCAGTATTATTTCCAGTCTCCTATACCTCATTTTGGGGTCCAAAACTTCCTTCAGAGGGCCTCCACCATCAGTTTTAGAGCCTCATGCCTCCTATTTAGGCCCCTTCTTCCCTTTACGCCCCAAACCACTCTCTTTAGGACTCAAACCCTTCCCTTTAAGGCCCAAACCCTTCCCTTCAGGGCCCAAATGCTTCTcttcagggcaaaaaaaaaaaaaaaacaaaaaacaaaaaacaaattcttcagGGCACAAAACCCTTTTTGAGGGCACAAACCTTTATATTTAGGGCCCAAGCCCTTCTTCTCTTCAGGCCCCAAACCCTTCTCCTTACGCTCCAAACCCTTATCCTTAAGACCCAAACCCTTCTTCTCCTTAGGCCCTTCTTCTCTTTAGGGCCCAAACCCTTCTCTTTAGGGCCCAAACCCTTCTCCTTAGGGCCCAAACCCCATCTCTTTAGGGACCAAACCTTTCTCTTTAGGGCACAAACCCCTCTCTTTAGGGCCCAAGCCCTTCTCTTTAGGCCCAAACCCTTTTTTTTGGCATCAAACTGTTCCTCCCTTTATGCCCCAAACCATTCTCTTTCGGGCCTAAACCCTTCTTCTTTTTAGGGCCCAAACCCCTCTCTTTCAGGCCCAAACCCCTCTCTTTAGGGCCGAAACCCCTCTCTTTAGGGCCCAGACCCTCTCTTTAGGGCCCAAGGCCTTCTCTTTCAGTCCAAGACCTTCTCTTTAGGGCCCAAACCCCTGTATTGAGAGCTCTAACCCTTCTCCTTAGAGCCCAGGCCCTTCTCTTTAGGGcctgtaatacacaataaatgtttgttcattgtcttttgtattataaaacaaggagttccgtttgaggagcaggagttgcaaaagctccctgctgaagtaagatgtataatacttggctagacactatgaaaattcttttgcttaatgtaacaaaaaagagaaccccctccccttctctccttctgcatctcagttgcctcttttgttcaaagacactgctgcaaagttcatgtaaccatctcctgataagttgctaaactagtgtatcaacatcctgcattcctgtctcacgctgggccaacatgaccaaataaaaaaaaagaagttgaaccacaacgcggaggaagactacggccttcatcttcacgaccaccagagggacagagacgaccccctagcaacagtgcgcgcagtcgcagaatataccaggatgtgctgcgtaatcccagaattaccaagatataaaaagggaccctggcgggggtgaggtgcgcgccattggtggagccgagactccccggccgcccagcgctgttttgcttgctgttgcttactcaataaattcctttctattattaatgcaatgctctctgaaaattaattaagggggcaacttataacaaatttggtgccgtgactcaGATTCGAACCGAGGTTGCTGCGGCCTTCGCTAGGACtgctttcattcaaatccttcaccgACGAACCCTAAATTCggcagcaagcaaataaagccgGCAACCCCTAGTAATCTTTGTGCACGAAGACCGAACGAAGACTCAGGAGTGAGTAAGTATAGGCCGGTGATCcgttcggttggggttgggtatccTGGAGCGTGTCGCTGTGAGACGTCCAATTGCGGACGAAGCGAGTGCGGACCCCTCGGTAGTGTGGTTCCCACATCCCGCGAGGGACTGGGCCACGAAAAGGGGGAAgcgatttgtgtgtgtgtgtgaaggcgctccagaagatgggacagaagaagagtaagccttctggtcccatgggtggggtaacgtctgatgttaggttaccccgggattaatgattaaaaattgggaggattccccttttaggcggggaaggaataaagtaaaaatgatacattattgtgttgaagtttggggtggtaaacagatttgaggagaccacctttactgGCCTGTATTTGGGTCCTTTGAAGATTGGGTTTGCCAggccctaaatatttatgtaaactcaaaagaaccttttagtttggaagaaagtgaatatgcaCATTTGTGGATCAGCTCAGAAACTCGAGCCAAtttatatcctctaaaagaaaaaggaggggatgggaggcacAAGATAAACCGAGAATTAGAGAttccagccccactgcctccctaTATTCCACcacccccacctgcagcccctccaacTCCCGGGCTTCCTAATCTGCAACCCTGGGGAGACTCTGATAGCAACTCTGATTCTAGCACTCAGGGACCAGTGACTAGGAATATGTGGCAGTCCCCATTAACTCCGGGGACgtctgagattttaagaaagagacaggaggagggtaagtgatctttaatggcaactggcataatgtttgcagctgctgaggaataattctaattggaataataactgtacattgtatattgtatatataaaagcccgggcatttttgttaaagtgttcttttatacatatgttaatatgttaatatgtaaatataagaactgccattgaggtgtatgtctaagggaacaaaatttgcccaggcatattatcggctcatcaggtttaaatgtcccCAGTGTAATTGTctacaggcagttaatttacagtggtctgtttttacttgtgtatctgtatattgtggattttggagggattgggattgactagtaaagagcttctaggaaaacagtggaatattaaccactgtagattacaataggaaaagttcaaagcaaagaaatcccgAGGAAAAGCCTCCTAGgatgtatactaacacattggagggatatagtggggtgagagggtacagaaagtaaaagaactcttatcaaatattgtaatcagtggtggccactttataaactagaggatggagcggagtggcccctaaatggaactactaattataacaccatattacagtcaatgtttttgtggagagaaggaaaacaggatgaaatgttgtatattgatgttgtttcagcatcttggagggaaaaggtatggaattaagttggcccctgactgagcctttgatgtcggcattagaaaagtaaaggctagagaaagataaaggaagtgttaaaaggtttgtggaaagtgttaaaggtattcgaagttgaatgagcagggaaaggtgatgtaggtattatctaagtaacagtctagaagttttggtatatttgcatatttgttgtggtgtttgttcagtttcccaagcatcagggaggggggaacagcctgctccaccaggggcctctccagcggccgcaggggggcttcggctccagcgcctggagcgcctcctccccctccttctgcactgactttggtgtctgcgggggggggtttctcgctctcccagctgctgttgagcagcagggttttgtttgtttgtttgtttgtttgtttgtttgttttcgtggatgtgctctcacagaggcacggactaTGTTGctatggcttggctctgggcagcagtgggcccctttagggccagatgaaattgtcccttatctaccacggggaggtttctgtttttgttttgttttgtttttcacgggggctgccactgcagtttcccacccccacacccctcacacACCCTcaaaccttgccatcaaacccaatacactggagCAGCtaagtcattactgacttgtaaagtatcagggattaaattaactaatgaaaccctaaatgtgatgggggtagaagggactgggataacagtgccacttttggggtataccaagctgagaccaggggataaaatgatcactgggcaattattgtatgtatccaaggcggaaactaacttgttgggaagggatttgatgattaaattgggcattcaactagtaaattgttagactggaataacagtgttattaatggagtgctctcaggccctgagagcaaacgtatattcacctctgactggaaagaccctgaaatgggggcggaagcaacaatataggtggacaattttactttaggggtttacagggccacctatctatttgggtaaattctaaaaaagattttggagcaattacaacctcccaaggaggtattaatgttataaatatgtggatcattttaaggaaaatcgatactccctgatgggagagaaatgctgaataaagtgataatgaggcaaataactgttttacatcagaagaatcattgggaggtgcaagcaatgtgtgatgttgttctaagaaagcatgtctgtgtaggaatatatactttagggaagcacacatgcagaggatgtactatatgtcaaagggtaaataaaaaggtcttctgtaacctatctagagggggacgggagccagggctttgacctttccaaagtatacaggtagattttactgagttacttgtttgtcctaatcgaccacgtgactgaatgggtgtaaagctttactgcaaggattaaagcaggccttagagattgagtgggattttcacagctcctggcacccctcctcttctggaaaggtagagcgaatgaatggtgaaattaagaaacaactaacaaaacttgtgctggaaactaaggcttcttgggtaaaatgcttacctcttgcactgttaaacatatggacaCAGCCCAGAACTGGtataggaatttctccttttgaaatgctatatggtatgccctatgactcggaattgccacttgatcaccctcaattctaattaagacttggaaagagacttctttaacaccacgatggggaaggcccc encodes the following:
- the LOC116501595 gene encoding olfactory receptor 14C36-like, which gives rise to MSNSSSITEFLLLAFADTRELQLLHFALFLGIYLAALLGNGLILTAVACDHRLHTPMYFFLLNLALLDLGCISTTVPKSMANSLRDTRAIAYAGCTAQVFFLLFFFGAEYSVLTIMAYDRYVAICQPLHYGTLLGSRACATMAAAAWGSGFLYALLHTANTFSLPLCYGNAVGQFFCEIPQILKLSCSDSYMREAGLLVVIVCLAFGCFVFIMLSYVQMFKVVLKMPSEQGQHKAFSTCLPHLAVVSLFISTGIFAYLKPPSISSPSLDLVMAVLYSLVPPAMNPLIYSMRNREIKDALRKLMK